In one window of Zingiber officinale cultivar Zhangliang chromosome 11A, Zo_v1.1, whole genome shotgun sequence DNA:
- the LOC122032319 gene encoding quinone oxidoreductase-like protein 2 homolog, which translates to MEALLCTKLGDPTVAISDSSPIVVSRSHPVPAIASPTSVRVRIAATSLNYANYLQILGRYQEKLPLPFVPGSDYSGVVESVGSAVSTVKIGDKVCSLATSDSFCEFIVTDEKELFLVPDGCDLVAAGALPVAYGTSHLALVHRAQLKPGQVLLVLGAAGGVGLSAVQIGKVCGAIVIAVARGDEKVRFLQSLGVDYVVDLSKGNIIESVKNFLKTRNLKGVDVLYDPVGGKLTKESMKLLNWGANILIIGFASGEIPVIPANIALVKNWTVHGLYWGSYKLHNPQLLRDSLMELLSWLSNGTISIHISHSYSLQEANLAFGDIKDRKVIGKVMVIPGSSSVGRSKL; encoded by the exons ATGGAAGCGCTTCTTTGCACTAAGCTCGGTGATCCCACCGTCGCAATCTCCGACTCCTCCCCCATCGTCGTCTCCAGATCGCACCCCGTCCCGGCGATCGCCTCTCCCACCTCTGTCCGCGTCCGAATTGCGGCCACCAGTCTCAACTACGCCAACTACCTACAGATACTCGGCCGCTACCAGGAGAAGCTACCCCTCCCGTTCGTCCCCGGGTCGGACTACTCCGGTGTCGTTGAATCGGTTGGAAGCGCTGTCTCCACGGTGAAGATCGGGGATAAAGTTTGCTCCTTGGCCACATCCGATTCCTTCTGCGAGTTCATCGTCACGGACGAGAAGGAATT ATTCTTAGTACCTGATGGATGTGACTTAGTCGCTGCTGGTGCTTTACCAGTTGCATACGGGACTTCGCATTTGGCACTTGTTCATAGAGCACAGCTGAAACCTGGTCAG GTACTCCTTGTCCTTGGTGCAGCTGGTGGTGTTGGATTGTCAGCTGTGCAGATAGGAAAAGTTTGTGGAGCCATCGTTATTGCTGTagcaag GGGTGATGAAAAGGTGAGATTTCTCCAGTCACTAGGTGTTGATTATGTTGTTGACTTGAGCAAGGGAAATATCATCGAGAGTGTGAAGAATTTTCTCAAGACAAGAAATCTGAAAGGAGTCGATGTTCTATACGATCCTGTCGGTGGTAAACTCACAAAAGAAAGCATGAAGCTTTTAAACTGGGGAGCAAATATTCTTATCATAGGATTTGCAAGTGGTGAAATTCCAGTCATCCCAGCAAACATTGCTCTtgtgaag AATTGGACAGTTCATGGTCTCTACTGGGGCAGTTACAAGCTACATAATCCACAACTATTGAGAGACTCTCTTATGGAGCTGCTATCCTGGTTATCAAATGGCACGATATCTATTCACATATCTCATTCCTATAGTTTACAAGAG GCAAATCTAGCTTTTGGTGATATCAAAGACAGGAAAGTTATTGGCAAAGTGATGGTTATTCCTGGCAGCTCCAGTGTAGGAAGATCAAAGCTATAA